A single region of the Neotabrizicola shimadae genome encodes:
- a CDS encoding ROK family transcriptional regulator: MKPWADDDEAGRVGCGPLGPPLSEVQRPLRQLVFERVRATGASSRSAVAKDLGLSPATVGALVAELAVAGLLKEVETPRESGRGRPAVALAVRGSAHCVVGMKIGDRESTAVLADFAGNQTAAATLPRQVGPMRLDELVEVIADLFGRVATGRPVSWLAIGMPGFVDSTAGCVLWSSFLWERGEPLAAAVRERLGVPVSIDNDANLVALAELWFGAGRALSDFAVMTIEHGVGMGFVMNHRLYRGAQGLGMELGHTKVALDGALCRCGQRGCLEAYVADYALAREAVTALNWGHKDGAAQAVLLESLYDQAKAGNATARAIFRRAGRYLAVGLSNVINLFDPALIILSGERMRYDYLYAAEALAEMDSLTIQTGRPRPPIEVHARGDLLWARGAAALALSDLTDSLLSAP, translated from the coding sequence ATGAAGCCTTGGGCAGATGACGATGAGGCCGGGCGGGTGGGCTGTGGACCACTTGGTCCGCCCCTTTCGGAAGTGCAGCGCCCCCTGCGGCAGCTGGTGTTCGAACGCGTGCGCGCGACGGGCGCGTCTTCCCGGTCCGCCGTGGCAAAGGATCTTGGGTTGAGCCCGGCCACCGTCGGTGCACTGGTGGCCGAACTGGCCGTTGCGGGACTGCTGAAAGAGGTCGAGACCCCACGAGAATCCGGTCGCGGTCGGCCTGCCGTGGCACTGGCGGTACGGGGCAGCGCGCATTGCGTCGTCGGGATGAAGATCGGCGACCGCGAGTCAACCGCGGTTCTGGCCGACTTTGCCGGCAACCAGACCGCAGCGGCGACCCTGCCGCGGCAGGTCGGCCCCATGCGGCTGGACGAACTGGTGGAGGTGATCGCGGATCTGTTCGGTCGCGTGGCGACTGGACGACCCGTGTCATGGCTGGCGATCGGCATGCCAGGGTTCGTGGATTCGACGGCGGGATGCGTGCTCTGGTCTTCGTTCCTTTGGGAACGGGGCGAGCCTCTGGCCGCGGCAGTGCGCGAAAGACTCGGGGTTCCCGTGTCGATCGACAACGATGCGAATTTGGTTGCCCTGGCCGAATTGTGGTTCGGCGCAGGTCGCGCACTGTCAGATTTTGCGGTCATGACGATCGAACACGGCGTTGGCATGGGCTTCGTGATGAACCATAGATTGTATCGCGGGGCGCAGGGTCTTGGCATGGAATTGGGCCATACCAAGGTGGCACTGGATGGTGCGCTGTGCCGCTGCGGGCAGCGGGGATGCCTTGAAGCCTATGTCGCCGACTATGCACTGGCGCGCGAGGCCGTGACCGCGCTGAACTGGGGCCACAAGGATGGTGCAGCGCAGGCCGTGCTGCTGGAAAGCCTGTATGACCAAGCTAAGGCCGGAAATGCCACGGCACGGGCCATCTTCCGCCGGGCCGGGCGCTATCTGGCGGTAGGTCTGTCGAATGTGATCAACCTCTTCGATCCGGCGCTGATCATCTTGTCCGGCGAAAGAATGCGCTATGACTATCTGTACGCTGCAGAGGCACTGGCCGAGATGGATAGCTTGACGATCCAGACGGGGCGCCCGAGGCCGCCGATCGAGGTTCACGCACGGGGGGATCTTCTGTGGGCGAGAGGGGCGGCTGCCCTGGCGCTGAGCGATCTAACGGACAGCCTTCTGTCTGCGCCTTGA
- the xylB gene encoding xylulokinase has product MFIGLDLGTSGLKGILIDEDQHILAEATAPLTVSRPHEGWSEQAPADWIVATEAVLDKLAAHGLSGVKGIGLSGQMHGATLLDASDQVLRPCILWNDTRSHEEAAELDGDPLFRRVTGNIVFPGFTAPKVMWVGAHEPAIREKVAKVLLPKDYLRLWLSGDHVAEMSDAAGTAWLDTGTRDWSDDCLAATGLTRSNMPALVEGSAVSARLRDSLASRWGMGKRVVIAGGGGDNAASGVGVGVVRAGEAFVSLGTSGVLFAANDGYQPDPATAVHTFCHALPDTWHQMGVILAATDALNWYAGLIGRDAGQLTGELGALKAPGRTLFMPYLGGERTPLNSASIRGAFLGLEHATDRQAATRAVLEGVTFAIRDCRDALAATGTRLEHLLAVGGGSRSDYWLQAIATALDCPVQVPVAGDFGGAFGAARLALMAATGAGAEIATLPRIARSVTPDPALKDAFTAAHARYRAAQSAIAPF; this is encoded by the coding sequence ATGTTCATCGGGCTCGACCTTGGCACGTCCGGGTTGAAAGGCATTCTCATTGATGAGGATCAGCACATCCTTGCCGAAGCCACTGCGCCACTGACGGTGTCGCGTCCGCACGAGGGCTGGTCGGAACAGGCGCCCGCAGACTGGATCGTCGCGACCGAGGCAGTGCTGGACAAGCTCGCTGCACACGGGCTTTCCGGCGTCAAGGGCATCGGCCTATCCGGACAGATGCACGGCGCCACGCTTCTTGACGCCTCCGATCAGGTGCTGCGCCCCTGCATCCTTTGGAACGACACCCGTAGCCACGAAGAAGCCGCCGAACTGGACGGCGATCCGTTGTTCCGCCGAGTGACCGGCAACATCGTCTTCCCCGGTTTCACAGCGCCGAAGGTAATGTGGGTGGGCGCCCACGAACCCGCGATCCGCGAGAAGGTCGCCAAAGTCCTGCTGCCAAAAGACTACCTCCGCCTCTGGCTGTCGGGCGACCATGTGGCCGAAATGTCCGATGCCGCCGGCACCGCCTGGCTCGACACCGGTACGCGCGACTGGTCGGACGATTGCCTTGCCGCCACGGGCCTGACGCGCAGCAACATGCCCGCTCTGGTCGAAGGCTCTGCCGTTTCGGCCCGGCTGCGCGATAGCCTCGCCAGCCGTTGGGGGATGGGGAAGCGTGTGGTGATCGCCGGGGGCGGCGGTGACAATGCGGCCTCCGGTGTGGGCGTCGGTGTGGTGCGGGCGGGGGAGGCTTTCGTCTCGCTTGGCACATCCGGCGTCCTGTTCGCCGCGAACGATGGCTACCAGCCCGATCCAGCCACGGCGGTTCACACCTTCTGCCATGCTCTGCCCGATACCTGGCATCAGATGGGTGTCATCCTCGCCGCAACCGATGCGCTGAACTGGTATGCGGGCCTGATCGGGCGCGATGCGGGCCAGCTGACTGGCGAGCTCGGGGCTCTGAAAGCACCGGGCAGGACGCTATTCATGCCCTATCTGGGCGGCGAACGCACTCCACTCAACTCGGCTTCGATCCGTGGCGCCTTCCTTGGCCTCGAACATGCGACCGACCGGCAGGCCGCCACCCGCGCCGTGCTGGAAGGCGTTACCTTCGCCATCCGCGATTGCCGCGATGCACTGGCCGCCACCGGCACCCGGCTGGAACACCTATTGGCCGTGGGCGGCGGGTCGCGGTCGGACTACTGGCTTCAGGCGATCGCCACCGCATTGGACTGCCCAGTCCAGGTCCCCGTGGCAGGCGACTTCGGCGGGGCCTTCGGTGCGGCGCGGCTGGCGCTCATGGCGGCCACCGGCGCCGGAGCCGAGATCGCCACACTGCCCAGGATCGCGCGCTCCGTCACCCCCGATCCCGCCTTGAAAGACGCCTTCACCGCCGCGCACGCCCGCTATCGCGCGGCCCAATCCGCCATCGCACCGTTCTGA
- the xylA gene encoding xylose isomerase has product MTEFFKGIPAIKYEGPDSTNEFAFRHYNADELILGKRMEDHLRFAVAYWHSFAWPGGDPFGGQTFERPWFGDSMELARLKADVAFELFDILGQPFYCFHDADVRPEGKTFAESKKNLDAIVDYIAEKQASHKAKLLWGTANMFSHRRWMAGAATNPDPDVYAYAAASVKANMDATLKLGGQNYVLWGGREGYETLLNTDLKAERDHAGRFLQQVVEYKYKIGFKGTILIEPKPQEPSKHQYDYDVATVYGFLKEFGLEKEVKTNIEQGHAILAGHSFEHEIALAAALGIFGSIDMNRNDYQSGWDTDQFPNNHAEKALAFYEILRAGGYTTGGTNFDAKIRRQSLEPADLVLAHVGGMDTCARALKAAAKMLEEGELEAARKARYAGWDTPAAQAMLKGSLEDAAARVSAEGLEPQPKSGRQERLENLVNRYV; this is encoded by the coding sequence ATGACCGAATTCTTCAAGGGCATCCCAGCCATCAAGTACGAAGGCCCCGACTCGACCAACGAGTTCGCCTTCCGCCACTACAACGCCGACGAGTTGATCCTTGGCAAGCGCATGGAGGATCACCTCCGCTTTGCCGTGGCCTATTGGCACAGCTTCGCCTGGCCGGGCGGTGACCCCTTTGGCGGGCAGACCTTCGAACGCCCCTGGTTCGGCGACTCGATGGAACTGGCGCGCCTGAAAGCCGACGTCGCTTTCGAACTGTTCGACATTCTCGGGCAACCCTTCTACTGCTTCCACGACGCCGACGTGCGACCGGAAGGGAAGACCTTCGCCGAGTCGAAGAAGAACCTTGACGCAATCGTCGACTACATCGCCGAGAAGCAGGCCAGCCATAAAGCCAAGCTCCTCTGGGGCACGGCCAATATGTTCAGCCACCGCCGCTGGATGGCCGGCGCGGCGACAAATCCCGATCCTGATGTCTATGCCTATGCCGCCGCCTCGGTGAAGGCGAACATGGACGCCACGCTCAAGCTTGGCGGTCAAAACTACGTGCTCTGGGGCGGGCGCGAAGGGTATGAAACCCTCCTGAATACTGACCTCAAGGCCGAGCGCGATCATGCCGGCCGGTTCCTCCAGCAGGTGGTCGAATACAAGTACAAGATCGGCTTCAAGGGCACGATCCTGATCGAACCGAAGCCGCAGGAACCCTCGAAGCACCAGTACGACTACGACGTCGCAACGGTCTACGGCTTCCTCAAGGAATTCGGCCTGGAGAAGGAAGTGAAGACGAACATCGAACAGGGCCACGCCATTCTTGCCGGCCACTCGTTCGAACACGAGATTGCGCTTGCCGCGGCGCTTGGCATCTTCGGGTCCATCGACATGAACCGGAACGATTATCAGTCCGGCTGGGACACCGACCAGTTCCCGAACAACCATGCGGAAAAGGCGCTGGCCTTCTACGAAATCCTCCGCGCGGGCGGCTACACGACAGGCGGCACCAACTTCGATGCCAAGATTCGCCGCCAGTCCCTGGAACCGGCCGATCTTGTCCTGGCCCATGTCGGCGGCATGGACACCTGTGCCCGCGCCCTGAAGGCCGCGGCTAAGATGCTGGAAGAAGGCGAACTCGAAGCCGCACGCAAGGCACGCTATGCCGGCTGGGATACCCCGGCGGCACAGGCCATGCTGAAGGGCTCGCTCGAGGACGCCGCCGCCCGCGTTTCTGCAGAAGGACTGGAACCTCAGCCGAAGTCCGGCCGTCAGGAAAGGCTTGAGAACCTCGTCAACCGCTACGTCTGA
- a CDS encoding YihY/virulence factor BrkB family protein, with product MGAVWRVTKGTLWRLSHARLGLIAAGVAFYAMFALFPGLTATLAIFSMMSDPAAVEDYTNVAERFIPHEAFVLIEGQIEALVTGPRATLGWTTVVSILIALWSARAGVASMMLGLDVIHDSHARNGVVAFLTGVLITLSLIGVMILSLAVVVAVPLALAFLHMDAFSGWVLQVLPWILMVVIVQAVLAILYKFGPEWGKVSGRIMPGTILATVLWAASSIAFSAYLTNFATYNKVYGSIGAVAALLMWLYFSVYSVLAGGALNAELEHSAPPSEDVNDEFQT from the coding sequence ATGGGCGCTGTGTGGAGAGTGACGAAAGGCACCTTGTGGAGGCTGAGCCACGCGAGGCTTGGCCTTATTGCCGCGGGTGTGGCGTTCTACGCCATGTTTGCGCTGTTTCCGGGGCTGACGGCGACGCTTGCCATCTTCTCGATGATGTCCGACCCCGCCGCGGTGGAGGATTACACCAACGTGGCCGAACGGTTCATTCCGCACGAAGCCTTCGTGCTGATCGAGGGTCAGATCGAGGCGCTGGTGACCGGTCCGCGTGCGACCCTGGGCTGGACGACCGTTGTTTCGATCCTGATTGCGCTTTGGTCGGCGCGGGCGGGCGTGGCATCAATGATGCTGGGCCTGGACGTTATTCATGACAGCCATGCAAGAAACGGCGTGGTGGCTTTCCTGACTGGCGTCCTGATCACGCTTTCGCTGATCGGCGTGATGATCCTGTCTCTGGCGGTGGTGGTCGCGGTGCCGCTTGCCCTTGCCTTCCTGCACATGGATGCGTTTTCCGGCTGGGTGCTGCAGGTGCTGCCCTGGATCCTGATGGTGGTCATCGTTCAGGCGGTGCTGGCGATCCTGTACAAGTTCGGGCCGGAATGGGGGAAGGTGTCCGGCCGGATCATGCCCGGCACAATCTTGGCCACCGTGTTGTGGGCGGCCTCGTCCATTGCCTTTTCGGCGTATCTCACCAACTTCGCGACCTACAACAAGGTCTACGGGTCCATCGGGGCCGTCGCCGCGCTTCTGATGTGGCTGTACTTCAGCGTCTATTCGGTACTGGCCGGGGGGGCGCTGAATGCCGAACTTGAACACTCAGCGCCGCCCTCCGAGGATGTGAACGACGAGTTTCAGACGTAG
- a CDS encoding endonuclease/exonuclease/phosphatase family protein, with the protein MELNRPGPGLLLRDIASGNDPQVMAVTEVLASLDADVVLLVGMDWDAQLLAAQALAGRLAQAGATYPELQSLRPNTGQPTGLDLDRNGRLGEARDAQGWGRFPGEGGMLLLSRLPLDRAAARDFSSFLWADLPGALIPPETGIEERQSQRLATTGHWEVPVILPSGGRLTILAFAATPPVFDGPEDRNGRRNHDEAAFWLRLIEGRLADMGLPPPKGPLVLMGTGNLDPLDGEGRPEAFQALVAGAFLDPEPRGANPRADPQQRGDPALDTALFPKTGGLRVDYLLPSRGLAVVDAGVLWTLDGDALAPVLARASRHRPVWVEVEIP; encoded by the coding sequence GTGGAACTGAACCGCCCCGGCCCTGGCCTGTTGTTGCGTGACATTGCCAGCGGCAATGACCCGCAAGTTATGGCCGTCACCGAGGTTCTGGCCTCTCTGGATGCCGATGTCGTGCTTTTGGTCGGGATGGACTGGGACGCTCAGCTGTTGGCGGCGCAGGCTCTGGCGGGTCGCCTTGCCCAAGCGGGGGCCACCTATCCTGAACTTCAATCGCTCCGTCCGAACACGGGGCAACCGACTGGGCTGGACCTAGACCGGAACGGACGGCTGGGGGAGGCGCGGGATGCGCAGGGCTGGGGGCGATTTCCGGGCGAAGGGGGGATGCTGCTGCTGTCGCGGCTGCCGCTGGACCGGGCGGCAGCAAGGGATTTCTCGTCCTTCCTGTGGGCCGACCTTCCGGGGGCCCTGATCCCGCCCGAGACCGGCATCGAGGAGCGGCAAAGTCAGCGACTTGCCACGACGGGACATTGGGAGGTTCCGGTTATCTTGCCATCGGGCGGGCGCCTGACGATCCTCGCCTTTGCGGCCACCCCGCCGGTCTTTGACGGCCCGGAGGACCGCAATGGCCGCCGTAACCATGACGAGGCGGCCTTCTGGTTGCGGTTGATTGAGGGGCGCCTTGCGGACATGGGCCTGCCGCCGCCGAAAGGTCCGCTGGTTCTGATGGGAACGGGCAATCTTGACCCGCTGGACGGCGAGGGGCGTCCCGAGGCATTTCAGGCGCTGGTTGCTGGAGCCTTCCTGGATCCCGAACCCAGAGGCGCAAATCCTCGGGCTGATCCGCAGCAGCGGGGCGACCCGGCGCTGGACACGGCGCTGTTTCCCAAGACCGGCGGGCTTCGCGTGGACTACCTACTTCCCTCGCGGGGTCTCGCTGTGGTCGATGCAGGTGTCCTTTGGACCTTGGATGGCGATGCCTTGGCGCCGGTGCTGGCGCGGGCCTCGCGTCACCGGCCAGTTTGGGTGGAGGTCGAGATACCCTGA
- the leuD gene encoding 3-isopropylmalate dehydratase small subunit: MDKFTTLTGIAAPMALVNIDTDMIIPKQFLKTIQRSGLGKNLFDEMRYDRQGNEIADFVLNQPQYRKAEILVAGDNFGCGSSREHAPWALLDFGIRCVISTSFADIFFNNCFKNGILPVVLPQDAVDHLMDDARKGANARITVDLETQTVTASDGTTFSFEVDPFKKHCLLNGLDDIGLTLEKSASIDAFEKKNALLHPWA; encoded by the coding sequence ATGGACAAGTTCACCACCCTGACCGGCATCGCGGCCCCCATGGCCCTGGTCAACATCGACACCGACATGATCATCCCTAAGCAGTTCCTGAAGACCATTCAGCGGTCTGGACTGGGGAAGAACCTGTTCGACGAGATGCGTTATGACCGGCAGGGCAACGAGATTGCGGATTTCGTGCTGAACCAGCCGCAGTACCGCAAGGCGGAGATCCTGGTGGCCGGCGACAATTTCGGCTGCGGGTCTTCGCGCGAGCACGCGCCTTGGGCGCTGCTGGATTTCGGGATCCGCTGCGTGATCTCGACCAGTTTCGCCGACATCTTTTTCAACAACTGCTTCAAGAATGGCATCCTGCCCGTAGTTCTGCCGCAGGACGCGGTGGATCACCTGATGGACGACGCCCGGAAGGGGGCGAACGCGCGCATCACCGTGGATCTGGAGACGCAGACTGTGACAGCATCGGACGGAACCACGTTCTCGTTCGAAGTTGACCCGTTCAAGAAGCACTGCCTGCTGAACGGGCTGGACGATATCGGGCTGACTTTGGAGAAGTCAGCGTCGATCGACGCCTTCGAAAAGAAGAACGCGCTCCTCCACCCTTGGGCCTGA
- a CDS encoding DUF429 domain-containing protein, giving the protein MERIAGIDGCKGGWLVVSQPEAGTSCPEVEFATDLGDVLHCRAIGFAVIDMPIGLVDGPEPRNVEPALRRFLPGKASSVFNTPCRAAVSGGDYAVASALNRAALGVGLSRQTFGILAKIAEIDGLVARLGQARLREGHPEASFAVMNGGPVLAPKRRAEGAKLRQDLLETAGFDVAPLIHQAKGLQGKLDDLLDAIALLWTARRHRSGLTICFPDAPIRDRTNLEMSVIA; this is encoded by the coding sequence GTGGAGCGCATCGCCGGGATTGATGGCTGCAAAGGCGGATGGCTGGTGGTGAGCCAGCCTGAGGCCGGGACGTCTTGTCCGGAGGTCGAGTTTGCTACCGATCTTGGCGATGTCCTTCACTGTCGAGCGATCGGATTTGCCGTGATCGACATGCCCATCGGGCTTGTCGATGGCCCGGAACCCCGCAACGTCGAGCCCGCGCTGCGACGGTTCCTGCCCGGAAAGGCTTCGTCCGTGTTCAACACGCCGTGCCGGGCGGCGGTTTCGGGCGGCGACTACGCCGTGGCGTCGGCCCTGAACCGCGCGGCTTTGGGCGTAGGCCTGAGCCGCCAGACCTTTGGCATCCTGGCAAAGATCGCCGAGATTGATGGCCTGGTGGCGCGTTTGGGTCAGGCCCGTCTGCGCGAGGGTCATCCAGAGGCGAGCTTTGCCGTCATGAATGGCGGGCCGGTTCTTGCGCCGAAGCGCCGTGCCGAGGGGGCGAAGCTGCGGCAGGACCTGCTGGAGACGGCGGGCTTCGACGTGGCCCCGCTGATCCATCAGGCGAAGGGGCTGCAGGGCAAGCTGGACGACCTGCTGGATGCGATTGCCTTGCTCTGGACCGCCAGACGGCACCGCTCCGGCCTCACGATCTGTTTTCCTGACGCGCCGATCCGCGACAGGACCAACCTAGAAATGTCAGTCATCGCCTAG
- the leuC gene encoding 3-isopropylmalate dehydratase large subunit → MTAPRTLYDKIWDDHVVHQSEDGTCLLYIDRHLVHEVTSPQAFEGLRMTGRKVRSPERTIAVPDHNVPTTAGRDTHIDNEESRIQVDALDKNARDFGINYYPVSDIRQGIVHIVGPEQGWTLPGMTVVCGDSHTATHGAFGALAHGIGTSEVEHVLATQTLIQKKSKNMKVEITGHLRPGVTAKDITLSVIGATGTAGGTGHVIEYCGSAIRDLSMEGRMTVCNMAIEGGARAGLIAPDEKTFEYVKGRPHAPKGAKWEAALAYWKTLFTDEGAHFDKVVTIRGEDIAPVVTWGTSPEDVLPITGVVPAPEDFTGGKVEAAKRSLDYMGLTPGMKLTDIAIDTVFIGSCTNGRIEDLRAAAAILKGKKIKVKRAMVVPGSGLVRAQAEEEGLAQIFIDAGFEWRLAGCSMCLAMNPDQLAPGERCAATSNRNFEGRQGYKGRTHLLSPAMAAAAAVTGHLTDVRELMGETV, encoded by the coding sequence ATGACCGCTCCGCGTACGCTGTATGACAAGATCTGGGACGATCATGTCGTCCACCAGTCCGAAGACGGCACCTGCCTGTTGTACATCGACCGTCACCTTGTTCACGAAGTGACCTCTCCCCAGGCCTTTGAAGGCCTGCGCATGACGGGCCGCAAGGTCCGTTCCCCCGAGCGCACCATCGCCGTGCCCGACCACAACGTGCCCACCACGGCGGGCCGCGACACCCATATCGACAATGAGGAAAGCCGGATTCAGGTCGACGCGCTGGACAAGAATGCGCGCGACTTCGGGATCAACTACTATCCGGTATCCGACATTCGCCAGGGCATCGTGCACATCGTCGGCCCCGAGCAGGGCTGGACGCTGCCCGGCATGACGGTGGTTTGCGGCGATAGCCACACCGCCACGCACGGCGCTTTCGGCGCGCTGGCGCATGGCATCGGCACGTCGGAGGTGGAGCATGTGCTGGCCACCCAGACGCTGATCCAGAAGAAGTCCAAGAACATGAAGGTGGAGATCACCGGCCACCTGCGGCCCGGTGTCACTGCCAAGGACATCACGCTTTCGGTGATTGGTGCGACCGGCACCGCGGGCGGCACCGGCCATGTCATCGAATACTGCGGTTCGGCGATCCGAGACCTGTCGATGGAAGGCCGCATGACTGTGTGCAACATGGCGATCGAGGGCGGTGCGCGCGCCGGGCTGATCGCCCCGGACGAGAAGACCTTCGAATATGTGAAGGGCCGTCCCCATGCGCCAAAGGGTGCGAAGTGGGAAGCGGCTTTGGCCTACTGGAAGACGCTGTTCACCGACGAAGGCGCCCATTTCGACAAGGTCGTGACGATCCGTGGCGAGGACATCGCACCGGTGGTGACCTGGGGCACCTCGCCCGAGGATGTGCTGCCGATTACCGGTGTTGTACCTGCGCCCGAGGATTTCACCGGAGGCAAGGTCGAGGCGGCGAAGCGGTCGCTGGACTACATGGGCCTGACGCCCGGCATGAAGCTGACCGATATCGCGATCGACACGGTGTTCATCGGGTCCTGCACCAATGGGCGCATCGAGGATCTCCGGGCTGCCGCCGCGATCCTCAAGGGCAAGAAGATCAAGGTGAAGCGCGCCATGGTCGTACCCGGATCGGGTCTTGTACGCGCGCAGGCCGAGGAAGAGGGCCTGGCGCAGATCTTCATCGACGCGGGCTTCGAATGGCGGCTTGCGGGCTGTTCCATGTGCTTGGCGATGAACCCCGACCAACTGGCGCCGGGCGAGCGCTGCGCCGCCACGTCGAACCGCAATTTCGAGGGGCGCCAGGGCTACAAGGGCCGCACGCACCTGCTTTCCCCCGCCATGGCTGCGGCGGCGGCGGTGACCGGGCACCTGACCGACGTGCGAGAACTGATGGGCGAGACGGTCTGA
- a CDS encoding ArsR/SmtB family transcription factor: protein MPNAIRLLATLADPTRAAILDRLRTGPASVSDLVALLPISQPAVSQQLARLREDGLVTAKVQGARRIYQIDPAGFGPLRAWLSRFWETNLDAFRQAAEDDASQAASRGPVQPPACPVPPPEKRQDP from the coding sequence ATGCCGAATGCCATTCGCCTCCTCGCCACGCTTGCCGATCCGACCCGCGCCGCGATCCTCGACCGGCTGCGCACCGGGCCCGCCTCGGTGAGCGATCTCGTGGCGCTGCTGCCCATCAGCCAGCCAGCCGTATCTCAGCAACTCGCGCGGCTGCGCGAAGATGGTCTCGTGACCGCAAAGGTGCAGGGCGCGCGGCGCATCTACCAGATCGACCCTGCCGGCTTCGGCCCACTGCGCGCGTGGCTTTCGCGATTCTGGGAAACAAACCTCGATGCCTTCCGGCAGGCCGCCGAAGATGACGCCTCCCAGGCCGCCTCACGGGGTCCCGTACAGCCACCGGCCTGTCCCGTCCCTCCGCCCGAGAAAAGGCAAGACCCATGA
- a CDS encoding SRPBCC family protein encodes MTLTIRPAPVSHALYVAAPPESAFRTFTEGMGRWWPKSHSIGTSPLAGVVMEPWAGGSWHEVGEDGTACPWGRVALWEPPLRLVLVWQIGADWKHDPTLETEVEVTFTAEGTGTRVMLEHRGLEAYGARAAEMSGVFASPGGWPGLLAAYASAT; translated from the coding sequence ATGACCCTGACAATCCGCCCCGCCCCGGTCAGCCACGCGCTCTACGTCGCGGCGCCGCCCGAAAGCGCCTTCCGCACCTTCACCGAAGGCATGGGCCGGTGGTGGCCGAAGAGCCATTCCATCGGCACCTCGCCCCTGGCCGGCGTTGTCATGGAGCCGTGGGCCGGCGGCTCCTGGCACGAGGTTGGCGAAGATGGCACCGCCTGCCCCTGGGGCCGCGTCGCCCTGTGGGAGCCGCCATTGCGACTGGTGCTGGTCTGGCAGATCGGCGCCGACTGGAAACACGATCCGACGCTGGAAACCGAAGTCGAGGTCACCTTCACCGCCGAAGGCACCGGCACCCGCGTGATGCTGGAACATCGCGGCCTCGAAGCCTATGGCGCCCGCGCGGCCGAAATGTCCGGCGTCTTCGCCAGCCCCGGCGGCTGGCCCGGCCTTTTGGCCGCCTATGCCAGTGCCACCTGA
- a CDS encoding SOUL family heme-binding protein yields MPKVLIAALALALAAPAEAEMYRGTETPDYKVERKVGGSELREYGPTVVAEVTVQGSRSGAANAGFRVLAGYIFGGNAAQEKIAMTTPVAQVPQGDITGGEWTVRFTLPAGSTLATLPRPDDPRVRFLQTDARQMLVTTFSGVPTQSALETALASLKADARTAGLTVAGPPEYMFYDPPWRMPWSRRNEVALPVQ; encoded by the coding sequence ATGCCAAAGGTCCTGATTGCGGCGCTCGCTTTGGCGTTGGCTGCGCCGGCGGAGGCAGAGATGTACCGTGGAACCGAAACACCTGACTACAAGGTTGAGCGCAAGGTCGGCGGATCTGAATTGCGCGAGTATGGCCCAACCGTAGTGGCCGAGGTCACCGTTCAAGGCAGCCGGTCAGGCGCGGCCAACGCAGGCTTTCGCGTGCTGGCGGGCTATATCTTCGGCGGCAACGCCGCGCAGGAAAAGATCGCGATGACCACGCCCGTGGCACAGGTGCCGCAGGGCGACATAACCGGCGGGGAATGGACGGTGCGGTTCACTCTGCCCGCAGGTTCCACCCTTGCGACTCTGCCGCGCCCCGACGACCCGAGGGTCAGGTTCCTCCAGACCGACGCTCGGCAAATGCTCGTCACCACGTTTTCCGGCGTACCCACGCAGAGCGCACTGGAAACGGCACTCGCGTCCTTGAAGGCGGACGCAAGAACGGCGGGGCTGACGGTCGCCGGGCCGCCCGAGTACATGTTCTATGACCCCCCCTGGCGTATGCCGTGGAGCCGCCGGAACGAGGTCGCGCTCCCGGTGCAGTGA
- the rsfS gene encoding ribosome silencing factor, whose product MVLERVLSSLDDDKAENVVQIDLRGRSDMADYMVICSGRSSRQVAAISEKLADRLKQEFRISAKMEGKETGDWVLIDTGDVIVHVFRPEVREFYQLEKMWLPAGAQAARAKATTGS is encoded by the coding sequence ATGGTGCTGGAGCGGGTGCTCTCTTCCCTCGATGACGACAAGGCCGAAAACGTCGTGCAGATCGACCTGCGTGGCCGTTCGGACATGGCCGACTACATGGTCATCTGCTCGGGCCGGTCCTCGCGCCAGGTGGCGGCGATCTCGGAAAAGCTGGCCGACCGGCTGAAGCAGGAATTCCGCATCTCGGCCAAGATGGAAGGCAAGGAAACCGGCGACTGGGTCCTGATCGACACCGGCGACGTGATCGTTCATGTCTTCCGCCCGGAAGTGCGCGAGTTCTACCAGCTTGAAAAGATGTGGCTCCCGGCCGGTGCGCAGGCCGCGCGGGCAAAGGCGACCACGGGCTCCTGA